One uncultured Carboxylicivirga sp. genomic window, TCCTCTTTGCTCTGATCATTAATATCTGAAATCTTTATCTCATTTAATAAATTAGTGATGTTTCTACTGATGGTATCTACTCTGATTTTCAAGGATGAGCTACCCGAAATAAGAACTCTTTTTTCATTAAGTCTCAGATCACTGATTTGATCCTGCAATCGATTTACAACATCAGTATTATTTACTACATGCGATAATCGATGAATACCCCTGATACTCATAAATGAAACGATAAACAGAATCATTATGAGGATACCAAACCCAATGATAACTTTTCTCTGAATAGACTTACCCAGTCCCCCAAATCCAAATTGTCCCATCTAAAATACTTTTCTATTGAATCATTAAAGATAACAACATTTTTAAAGTAATACTTTGTAATATACAGCCTGCCTTAATTAGATGAAGAATTTATCGAAATTTGACTTTGAGAAAATTGCTAATTAATTTAGTAATGAGATCCCCGCCAGGTTAATATTGAAAAAAATATTCTGTTATGCTGTATTTGATAATTGTTTTATTAGTAGTTGTTTTCGTTGTACTGATCTGGTTAACCCTTATGGACGGTTCATATTATGTAACCAGATCTATTCAACTGGATGTATCAAGGGAAAAGGCTTATGAATTAATTTCTGATTTTAATACATGGACCATATGGTCACCATGGTTATGTCTTGAACCCGATGCCAATGTCACCGTTAGCAAAGATGGTAAAGAAGTAGGAGCTGTATATGCCTGGACTGGCACAATGGTTGGCTCTGGTGAAATTGAACACAAATCGTTTATCGAAGATATCTCACTAGATCAGGAAATAAGGTTTCTTAAACCCTTTAAGTCAAAATCGGATGTTTTCTGGAAATTGAGTGGTAAAGGTGAAACCTGCGAATTAACCTGGGGTATGAAAGGCAAAATGCCTTTCTTATTTAAATTCATGGCAAAAAATATGGAGCCTTGGATTGGAATGGATTACGAACGAGGATTGAAGATGATTAAAGATCATCTCGAAACAGGTTCTATAGCTTCAGAAATTGAAATCGACGGCATTACACAATTACAGAAAGGAAAATTTATTGGAATTAAAACTTCATGTAACATGCAGGAAATAGCTGCATCCATGAAAGAAGTTTTTAAAGAGTTAAATGAATTTGCAAACTCTCATCAGTTAGAAGCAGAAAAAGCACTGGCCATTTACCACAATTTTGATTTCA contains:
- a CDS encoding GyrI-like domain-containing protein, whose product is MLYLIIVLLVVVFVVLIWLTLMDGSYYVTRSIQLDVSREKAYELISDFNTWTIWSPWLCLEPDANVTVSKDGKEVGAVYAWTGTMVGSGEIEHKSFIEDISLDQEIRFLKPFKSKSDVFWKLSGKGETCELTWGMKGKMPFLFKFMAKNMEPWIGMDYERGLKMIKDHLETGSIASEIEIDGITQLQKGKFIGIKTSCNMQEIAASMKEVFKELNEFANSHQLEAEKALAIYHNFDFKNPVCEYSAGLIIDKVPTLDNGFMIGELTNQKALKVTFTGDYKHLGNAWSAAYMYARNKKLKINKKSDPVEFYLNDPSKETDPSKWITEVYLPLK